In Actinomadura citrea, a single window of DNA contains:
- the proS gene encoding proline--tRNA ligase: MSREGVTPQSEDFSAWYNELVVQAQLVDRGPVRGTMVIRPYGYRVWELLQADLDRRIKEAGHDNACFPMLIPESYLKREAEHVEGFSPELAVVTHAGGKELEEPLVMRPTSETVIGEYMAKWIDSHRDLPLLLNQWANVVRWEMRPRMFLRTTEFLWQEGHTAHADEDDAMRETMWALDAYASLARELAAIPVVAGEKTPGERFAGAVRTYTIEAMMRDGRALQAGTSHYLGTNFAKAFEIQYQDEEGRLTLAHTTSWGMSTRMIGGVIMTHGDDKGLVMPPRLAPYQVVIVPIGRKEQGEQAAAEARRLGAAIKSTGVRVHVDDNRPQLSPGFKFNEWEMRGVPIRIELGKRDIEGGVATVVRRLPTVEGQGKEQIPLDKVPEILPGMLADFQSFLLARAEKFREDNTAVVDGWDAFAAQVATGWARAFHCGDAACEDGIKAETAATPRVIATDAPEETGVCVKCDRPSAYGKRVIFGRSY, encoded by the coding sequence GTGAGTCGAGAAGGTGTGACGCCGCAGAGCGAGGATTTCTCCGCCTGGTACAACGAGCTGGTGGTGCAGGCCCAGCTCGTCGACCGCGGACCGGTTCGCGGCACGATGGTCATCCGCCCGTACGGTTACCGGGTGTGGGAGCTGCTCCAGGCCGACCTGGACCGGCGCATCAAGGAGGCCGGGCACGACAACGCCTGCTTCCCGATGCTCATCCCGGAGTCCTACCTCAAGCGCGAGGCCGAGCACGTCGAGGGCTTCTCCCCGGAGCTGGCCGTCGTCACGCACGCCGGCGGCAAGGAACTGGAGGAGCCGCTGGTCATGCGGCCGACCTCCGAGACGGTCATCGGCGAGTACATGGCCAAGTGGATCGACTCGCACCGCGACCTGCCGCTGCTGCTGAACCAGTGGGCGAACGTCGTCCGGTGGGAGATGCGCCCCCGGATGTTCCTGCGCACCACCGAGTTCCTCTGGCAGGAGGGCCACACCGCGCACGCCGACGAGGACGACGCGATGCGCGAGACGATGTGGGCGCTGGACGCCTACGCGAGTCTCGCGCGGGAACTGGCGGCGATCCCGGTCGTGGCGGGGGAGAAGACGCCCGGCGAGCGGTTCGCCGGCGCCGTCCGCACCTACACGATCGAGGCGATGATGCGCGACGGCCGGGCCCTGCAGGCCGGCACGTCCCACTACCTCGGCACCAACTTCGCCAAGGCGTTCGAGATCCAGTACCAGGACGAGGAGGGCAGGCTCACCCTCGCCCACACCACGTCCTGGGGCATGAGCACCCGCATGATCGGCGGCGTGATCATGACGCACGGGGACGACAAGGGCCTGGTGATGCCGCCCCGGCTCGCGCCCTACCAGGTCGTGATCGTGCCGATCGGCCGCAAGGAGCAGGGCGAGCAGGCCGCCGCGGAGGCCCGCCGGCTCGGCGCTGCGATCAAGTCGACGGGCGTCCGGGTGCACGTCGACGACAACCGCCCGCAACTGTCGCCCGGCTTCAAGTTCAACGAGTGGGAGATGCGCGGCGTCCCGATCCGCATCGAGCTCGGCAAGCGCGACATCGAGGGCGGCGTCGCCACCGTCGTCCGGCGGCTCCCGACCGTCGAGGGGCAGGGCAAGGAGCAGATCCCGCTGGACAAGGTGCCCGAGATCCTGCCCGGGATGCTCGCCGACTTCCAGTCGTTCCTGCTGGCCAGGGCCGAGAAGTTCCGCGAGGACAACACCGCGGTCGTGGACGGCTGGGACGCGTTCGCCGCGCAGGTCGCCACCGGCTGGGCCCGCGCGTTCCACTGCGGCGACGCCGCCTGCGAGGACGGCATCAAGGCCGAGACCGCCGCGACCCCGCGCGTCATCGCGACCGACGCGCCCGAGGAGACCGGCGTCTGCGTGAAGTGCGACCGCCCGTCCGCCTACGGCAAGCGCGTCATCTTCGGCCGCTCCTACTGA